One Deltaproteobacteria bacterium genomic window carries:
- a CDS encoding antibiotic biosynthesis monooxygenase, translating to MITIVAMLEAKPGKEEELNKALLELIKPTRKEAGCINYDLHRSEDDPKKFFFYENWTGKSALDEHMASPHLTGFVKRAKELLAKPLDVKFYKMVSEPAG from the coding sequence ATGATCACTATTGTGGCCATGTTGGAAGCGAAGCCGGGCAAAGAGGAAGAATTGAACAAAGCGTTGTTGGAGCTGATCAAGCCTACCCGAAAGGAAGCGGGCTGCATCAACTACGACCTGCACCGATCCGAAGACGATCCCAAGAAGTTCTTCTTTTACGAGAATTGGACCGGTAAGTCGGCCCTGGACGAGCACATGGCCTCTCCGCATTTGACCGGGTTCGTGAAAAGAGCCAAAGAGTTGCTGGCCAAACCGCTGGATGTTAAGTTCTATAAGATGGTTTCGGAACCCGCCGGTTAG
- a CDS encoding thioredoxin family protein: MKIQVLGPGCKRCDQLYDNVLLALRELDLSDKAELAQVKDIDVFAKYGVFVTPALVINDDVVSVGKLLSVSEIEDALKARV, translated from the coding sequence ATGAAAATCCAGGTGCTTGGTCCGGGGTGCAAACGATGCGATCAGTTATACGATAATGTCCTTTTAGCCTTACGGGAGCTGGATCTGTCCGACAAGGCGGAGTTGGCCCAGGTCAAGGATATAGACGTATTTGCAAAATACGGGGTGTTCGTTACCCCTGCCCTGGTGATCAATGATGACGTGGTATCGGTCGGCAAATTGCTTTCAGTTTCTGAAATAGAGGATGCGCTAAAAGCGAGGGTATAG
- a CDS encoding TIGR00730 family Rossman fold protein: MQEKEQYVVDLLSSSEAWRVFRILAELVDGFETLSELGHAVSIFGSSRVKPDSPVYLKALEISRLLAGEGFAVISGGGGGVMEAANKGAAEAGGTSVGLNIELPFEQAANAYSNVKLSFRYFFVRKLMFIKYAVAYVILPGGFGTLDELMESITLIQTKRARPFPVILVGTDYWSGLVNWIKKRPLAEGMISPADLDIFEVVDEPEEVVRLIKKRVVL; this comes from the coding sequence ATGCAAGAAAAAGAGCAGTATGTGGTGGATCTGTTGTCATCAAGTGAAGCCTGGCGTGTGTTTCGGATCCTGGCCGAACTGGTGGACGGGTTCGAGACGTTGAGCGAATTGGGCCACGCCGTTTCTATTTTCGGTTCCTCCCGCGTCAAACCGGATTCGCCCGTTTACTTAAAAGCCCTTGAAATTTCCCGTCTTTTGGCAGGTGAAGGCTTTGCCGTCATATCCGGTGGCGGCGGCGGCGTGATGGAAGCCGCCAACAAAGGAGCTGCCGAAGCGGGGGGCACTTCCGTGGGCTTGAACATCGAACTGCCGTTCGAACAGGCCGCCAATGCGTATTCCAACGTAAAACTGAGTTTCCGGTATTTTTTTGTACGGAAGCTTATGTTCATAAAATACGCCGTCGCCTATGTCATTCTTCCCGGCGGGTTCGGGACGCTTGACGAATTGATGGAATCGATCACCCTGATTCAGACCAAACGGGCGAGGCCGTTCCCCGTGATTCTGGTTGGAACGGATTACTGGTCCGGACTTGTGAACTGGATCAAGAAGCGGCCTTTGGCGGAAGGAATGATCTCTCCGGCCGATCTGGACATCTTCGAGGTGGTGGACGAACCGGAAGAGGTGGTGCGGCTCATAAAGAAGCGGGTGGTCCTGTAG
- a CDS encoding protein-L-isoaspartate(D-aspartate) O-methyltransferase yields the protein MVRDQIQRRGVRDPKVLEAMRTVPRHLFVPKTMRYEAYDDRPLPIGQGQTISQPYIVAYMTEALELKGGEKVLEIGTGSGYQAAVLSRIAGEVYTIERIPELMEEARRRFAELGYTNIHCHVGDGTRGWDSEAPFQGIIATAGGPRIPQPLTEQLALGGILVMPVGGDEYGQMLIRVIREPSGDFRQENLMGVAFVRLIGQHGWEES from the coding sequence ATGGTTCGGGATCAGATCCAAAGACGGGGTGTGCGCGATCCCAAAGTGCTCGAAGCCATGCGTACGGTGCCAAGGCATCTCTTCGTTCCAAAGACAATGCGCTACGAGGCCTACGACGACAGGCCACTCCCCATCGGACAGGGTCAGACCATCTCTCAGCCATACATTGTTGCGTATATGACCGAAGCGCTCGAACTCAAAGGCGGTGAGAAGGTACTGGAAATTGGCACCGGCTCCGGCTACCAGGCTGCCGTATTGAGCAGAATCGCCGGAGAAGTATATACCATCGAGCGAATACCCGAACTGATGGAAGAGGCGCGGAGGCGGTTCGCGGAATTAGGTTACACGAACATTCATTGCCACGTGGGGGACGGCACCCGAGGGTGGGATTCCGAGGCCCCTTTTCAAGGCATCATAGCCACTGCGGGCGGACCTCGTATTCCTCAGCCGTTGACTGAACAGCTCGCCCTGGGGGGAATACTGGTAATGCCGGTGGGCGGGGACGAATACGGTCAAATGCTGATCCGCGTGATCCGCGAACCGAGCGGAGATTTCCGCCAGGAAAACCTCATGGGGGTAGCCTTCGTGCGACTCATCGGCCAACATGGGTGGGAGGAAAGCTGA
- a CDS encoding methionyl-tRNA formyltransferase, which produces MRIIVMGQAPFGAKVLETLLDRGENVVAVYTPKDTPGGKDDPLKALAVQRKIPVYQPAAYKKPEALSEFKSLDPDLLIMAFVTDIIPESFFGVPSQGTVCYHPSILPRHRGASAINWAVIMGDRETGLSIFWPDAGIDTGAILLQKRVAIQPDDTTGSLYFNHLFPMGVEAVVESVDLIKSGKAPRIVQDESRATYEPICNDAVAKVDWAKPAHEVYNLIRGCDPQPGAYSTFKDGEVRFYGAGLVPGETGKAPGTVVSMDEGGLNVAAQGGAIRITKVRSSAGKLKAAEFAKGSGMKPGDRFK; this is translated from the coding sequence ATGCGCATTATCGTTATGGGTCAGGCCCCTTTTGGTGCAAAGGTGTTGGAAACGTTACTGGATCGGGGTGAAAACGTGGTGGCTGTGTATACTCCCAAAGACACGCCGGGAGGGAAGGACGATCCCCTCAAGGCTTTGGCCGTGCAAAGAAAGATACCGGTCTATCAACCTGCCGCCTACAAGAAGCCCGAAGCCCTCTCGGAATTCAAATCCCTGGATCCGGATCTGCTGATCATGGCCTTTGTCACGGATATCATACCCGAGTCGTTTTTCGGCGTTCCGAGTCAGGGAACCGTCTGCTACCATCCTTCCATACTTCCTCGCCATCGGGGCGCCAGCGCCATCAACTGGGCCGTGATCATGGGCGATCGTGAGACGGGTCTCAGCATTTTTTGGCCCGACGCCGGCATCGACACGGGTGCGATTCTCCTGCAGAAACGCGTGGCCATCCAGCCCGATGACACCACGGGATCGCTGTATTTCAACCATCTGTTTCCCATGGGTGTGGAGGCCGTTGTCGAGTCCGTGGATCTGATCAAGAGCGGAAAAGCGCCCAGAATAGTCCAGGACGAAAGCCGGGCCACGTATGAGCCCATCTGTAACGACGCCGTGGCCAAGGTGGATTGGGCGAAACCGGCTCACGAAGTGTACAATCTAATCCGAGGCTGCGATCCTCAGCCGGGAGCCTATTCCACGTTCAAGGATGGCGAAGTCCGGTTTTACGGCGCCGGCCTCGTACCGGGAGAAACGGGAAAGGCTCCCGGAACCGTGGTTTCCATGGATGAAGGCGGCCTGAACGTGGCTGCACAGGGAGGCGCGATTCGCATCACCAAAGTCCGTTCTTCCGCGGGCAAGTTAAAGGCGGCGGAGTTTGCCAAGGGCTCGGGCATGAAACCGGGGGACCGGTTTAAATAG
- a CDS encoding SagB/ThcOx family dehydrogenase, translated as MGIRGSEYQDQTAYDRYGMSGGGLDWGNQPSVFREYPHLPVYPLSEPPAWPEGNVWQVMCGPEITPKEAEFLPENLAAILYLSGGVTARAKHGHDWFYYRAPASAGALYPFEVYCATCGVRSLEDGLYHFTVSRSGLSLLRQGNFTESLDRLVDASEPSGKPSVIFVLSAIFFRSAWKYRERAYRYCLYDTGHLLENLLLSLKFLSIPFDLHLDFGNAEVERLSGIDDEQEGALALVRAYWRSGGPVSVSAEQAASPVSFQAGPLCPGIRTFDKIVGVHRETGSVDSVASGGEEPGKKGPWLWEAVPEAEGTMDFPSFVETVQTRRSKRNYVVRPVSKGRLGTLLGLILGPSDSDLYRGPRPDLGILVGDVADTAPGFYRIDPRTRQMALVKEGDLLRDMADAALNQMWLARAAVLLVMFADLKKIEDRYGPRSYRHLMLKAGMLGQRVYLAATGLGMGACGIGAFYDAEAANVLGLEPAERVLYLVAAGPVKR; from the coding sequence ATGGGAATTCGAGGTAGCGAGTATCAGGATCAAACCGCCTACGACCGGTATGGCATGTCCGGCGGTGGACTGGATTGGGGGAATCAGCCTTCCGTGTTTCGAGAATACCCGCATCTGCCGGTGTATCCCCTGTCCGAACCGCCGGCCTGGCCCGAGGGGAACGTTTGGCAAGTGATGTGCGGTCCCGAGATCACGCCGAAGGAAGCGGAGTTTCTTCCTGAAAATCTGGCTGCCATTTTGTATCTTTCCGGGGGGGTGACGGCCCGAGCCAAGCATGGACACGACTGGTTCTACTACAGAGCGCCGGCCTCCGCGGGAGCACTCTATCCATTCGAGGTGTACTGCGCGACGTGCGGCGTCCGATCGTTGGAAGACGGGTTATATCACTTTACAGTGAGCCGTTCCGGGCTTTCCCTGCTTCGCCAGGGGAACTTCACGGAGTCGCTGGACCGTCTCGTGGATGCATCCGAACCATCCGGGAAACCATCCGTGATCTTCGTGCTTTCGGCTATATTCTTCCGCAGCGCCTGGAAGTACCGGGAACGTGCATACCGCTATTGCCTGTACGATACAGGACATCTTCTGGAGAATCTGTTGCTCTCGTTGAAATTCCTGAGCATTCCGTTCGATCTGCATCTGGATTTCGGAAACGCTGAAGTCGAACGGCTGTCAGGTATCGACGACGAGCAAGAGGGCGCGTTGGCGCTGGTTCGAGCCTATTGGAGATCCGGTGGCCCCGTTTCCGTTTCAGCCGAACAAGCGGCTTCTCCCGTGTCCTTTCAAGCCGGCCCCTTGTGTCCGGGGATTCGGACGTTCGACAAGATCGTCGGCGTGCATCGGGAAACGGGTTCCGTTGACTCGGTAGCGTCGGGCGGTGAAGAACCGGGCAAAAAGGGTCCATGGCTTTGGGAGGCCGTGCCGGAGGCGGAAGGGACGATGGATTTTCCCTCCTTTGTGGAAACGGTTCAAACCAGGCGATCGAAGCGGAATTACGTTGTCCGGCCCGTGTCCAAAGGCCGGCTGGGAACGTTGCTCGGATTGATATTGGGTCCGAGCGACTCGGATCTGTACCGCGGACCAAGGCCGGATCTGGGTATACTGGTCGGAGATGTGGCCGATACGGCGCCGGGGTTTTATCGGATCGATCCGCGCACCCGGCAAATGGCCCTGGTAAAGGAGGGGGATCTGCTGCGAGACATGGCCGATGCCGCCTTGAACCAGATGTGGCTTGCCCGGGCCGCCGTTCTCCTGGTGATGTTTGCGGATTTGAAAAAGATCGAGGATCGGTACGGTCCCCGGTCCTACCGGCACCTCATGTTGAAGGCGGGCATGCTGGGACAACGGGTCTACCTGGCCGCCACGGGTCTGGGAATGGGCGCTTGCGGAATCGGCGCTTTTTATGACGCCGAGGCCGCAAACGTCCTGGGATTGGAGCCTGCGGAACGGGTGCTGTACCTGGTGGCGGCCGGGCCCGTGAAAAGGTAG
- a CDS encoding DUF2889 domain-containing protein: MDNGRFRRLIDSTVKTAGRERVSVDVCVSDGCGLLFTSFAIQFPELRIVKARMESFGADQKRDPAPCVTPLPELEGIDAGPGYIKKVKKALQGRDVPDALLDALVETARMTGQIGMLAPEELEGLDFSDPKTLRRLDLTHWPQLENGCIPYSSGMQDRFQELGVKAASRPDIYAPDPDQVYRFRRSRIFECRIGPESHVLQAYMNDDIHELEIEIRLAPGERKIEGLEARSYRSPYPGICNQPFPRVAALAGTLLDSTLSGRLHEAVGVSDGCVHLKDLILDEVRYYRRVIAGPARNGREEAPQG, from the coding sequence ATGGACAACGGACGATTCAGACGGCTTATCGACTCGACGGTAAAAACGGCCGGAAGAGAACGCGTTTCCGTGGATGTATGTGTATCCGACGGCTGTGGACTTCTTTTTACCAGCTTTGCGATCCAATTCCCCGAACTCCGGATCGTGAAGGCTCGGATGGAAAGTTTCGGCGCGGATCAGAAACGGGATCCGGCGCCCTGCGTAACGCCGTTGCCTGAACTCGAGGGGATCGACGCGGGACCGGGGTATATCAAGAAAGTGAAAAAGGCCCTACAGGGCCGTGACGTTCCGGACGCTTTGCTCGACGCCCTTGTGGAAACCGCCCGGATGACCGGACAGATCGGCATGCTCGCTCCCGAGGAGTTGGAGGGATTGGATTTCTCGGACCCCAAGACCTTGCGCCGACTGGACCTCACGCATTGGCCCCAACTTGAAAACGGCTGCATTCCGTATTCTTCGGGCATGCAAGACCGGTTTCAAGAACTGGGCGTCAAGGCCGCAAGCCGACCGGACATATACGCGCCTGATCCGGACCAGGTGTATCGGTTTCGGCGCAGCAGGATCTTCGAGTGTCGGATAGGGCCCGAGAGTCACGTGCTGCAGGCCTACATGAACGATGACATTCACGAATTGGAGATCGAGATCCGACTGGCGCCCGGAGAGAGGAAGATCGAAGGTTTGGAAGCCCGTTCGTATCGATCGCCCTATCCCGGAATCTGTAATCAGCCATTTCCCAGGGTGGCTGCGCTGGCTGGAACACTCCTGGATTCGACTTTGAGCGGCCGCCTGCACGAAGCCGTGGGAGTGAGCGACGGCTGCGTCCATCTGAAAGACCTGATTCTGGATGAGGTCCGCTATTACCGGCGCGTCATTGCCGGTCCGGCTCGGAACGGACGAGAAGAAGCGCCGCAGGGCTAG
- a CDS encoding zinc ribbon domain-containing protein: protein MPIYEYEAVSPEASCDRCRHGFETVQSLREKPLECCPDCGAGVKRVLSRCRALVVEHSEVQTHVEQRLTSYEKEGKWSHAAELADKHSEKTQDRQMKTRALENYRKAGYDVDSMTKSS from the coding sequence ATGCCCATCTATGAATATGAGGCCGTCTCGCCGGAGGCATCGTGCGACCGGTGCCGGCATGGTTTCGAAACCGTTCAATCGCTGCGGGAAAAACCGCTCGAATGCTGTCCCGACTGCGGAGCGGGAGTCAAACGGGTGCTGTCCCGGTGCCGGGCCCTGGTGGTGGAACATTCCGAGGTACAGACACATGTGGAACAGCGATTGACTTCGTATGAAAAGGAAGGGAAGTGGAGTCATGCCGCGGAGCTGGCGGACAAGCACTCCGAGAAAACACAAGACCGGCAAATGAAAACCAGGGCGCTGGAGAATTACAGAAAAGCCGGATATGATGTAGACTCGATGACCAAGAGTTCCTGA
- a CDS encoding enoyl-CoA hydratase/isomerase family protein → MDFKNILYSQEDSLARITLNRPDTANALSLELIEEIITVIEGLEKSKDVSVLVIESSGKNFCSGHLLKELVGGSLLSYRNVFTRCSEMMEKLHRLAVPVLASVRGAAFAAGCQLVGACDLAIAEENARFATPGVKIGLFCTTPMISLTRCVGRKTALDMLITGRVLSAKEALQHGLISRVCTADRLEEETYEIARTIATYSRVAVRSGKASFYRQIEMAETDALFYAKDVISYDLAYEDAQEGIQAFLEKRAPVWKHR, encoded by the coding sequence ATGGATTTCAAGAACATTCTATACAGTCAAGAAGATTCGCTGGCCAGAATTACTTTGAATCGGCCCGACACGGCCAACGCCCTGTCTCTCGAACTCATCGAGGAGATTATAACGGTTATAGAGGGATTGGAAAAGAGCAAGGATGTATCGGTATTGGTCATCGAGAGTTCCGGAAAAAATTTCTGTTCCGGACATCTGTTGAAGGAACTGGTGGGTGGTTCCCTGCTCTCCTATCGAAACGTGTTCACCCGATGTTCCGAAATGATGGAAAAATTGCATCGGCTTGCCGTCCCAGTCCTGGCAAGCGTACGCGGAGCCGCGTTCGCCGCGGGGTGCCAGTTGGTGGGGGCCTGCGATCTTGCCATAGCGGAGGAAAACGCACGCTTCGCCACCCCCGGAGTCAAAATCGGCCTGTTTTGCACCACGCCGATGATATCCCTGACCCGTTGCGTAGGACGAAAGACAGCGCTCGATATGTTGATCACGGGACGAGTCTTGTCGGCCAAAGAGGCGCTGCAACATGGACTGATCAGCCGGGTTTGCACCGCGGATCGCCTGGAAGAAGAAACATACGAGATCGCCCGCACCATTGCGACCTACAGCCGTGTCGCCGTCCGGTCGGGCAAGGCCTCGTTTTATCGTCAAATCGAGATGGCGGAGACCGATGCGCTCTTTTATGCCAAGGATGTCATTTCCTACGACCTGGCCTACGAAGATGCTCAAGAGGGCATTCAAGCGTTTCTCGAAAAGCGTGCGCCGGTTTGGAAACATCGCTGA
- a CDS encoding GTP-binding protein, with protein sequence MGKSGHGIGRKVDVLLLAGFLGAGKTTLLKRILSWDTDLSGTVVIVNEFGEVGVDGSLLEGLGSDVVELTSGCICCTLSSDLEQTLVNVWERYAPRRVFIEATGVADPKAVSAVLRTPRLCDLMEIRKIITVLDADFWEAREVFGPLFYHQLEEAHLILLNKIDLLKEDQVPVYLNEIHEAIPHCRVVPTIQCRVDPETLMAYPEAEQAMMEPGGFFRTVSPAGDCCSEAHDHAHRCADRGHEHPVDASEAGYAAFSFVETRPLVESCFNRFIEDLPWELFRLKGTVRFEDRVAMLNFVGGKSEWTGWKGAPETRLAFVGWKVDREKTIGKLRSCVST encoded by the coding sequence ATGGGAAAGTCAGGACATGGAATCGGCCGTAAGGTCGATGTACTTCTGCTTGCCGGGTTTCTGGGAGCCGGGAAGACTACCCTGCTCAAACGGATTCTCTCGTGGGACACCGATTTGAGCGGTACTGTCGTAATCGTGAACGAGTTCGGCGAAGTGGGCGTTGACGGGTCTCTCCTCGAGGGCCTCGGGTCGGATGTGGTGGAGCTGACCAGTGGTTGTATCTGTTGCACGCTGAGTTCGGACCTGGAGCAGACCCTTGTAAACGTTTGGGAACGCTATGCGCCACGCCGTGTCTTCATCGAGGCCACAGGGGTTGCCGATCCAAAGGCCGTCTCCGCTGTACTTCGGACGCCCCGGTTGTGCGACCTCATGGAGATCCGAAAGATCATTACGGTTCTGGACGCCGACTTCTGGGAAGCGCGGGAGGTGTTCGGCCCGTTGTTCTATCACCAGCTCGAGGAGGCCCATCTGATCCTGTTGAACAAGATCGATCTCCTGAAGGAAGACCAGGTGCCGGTCTATTTGAACGAGATTCATGAAGCTATTCCCCATTGCCGGGTGGTGCCGACGATCCAGTGCAGGGTGGACCCGGAAACTCTCATGGCGTATCCGGAAGCGGAACAGGCGATGATGGAGCCGGGAGGTTTCTTCCGGACCGTATCTCCGGCTGGAGATTGTTGCTCAGAGGCCCATGACCACGCTCACCGCTGCGCTGATCGGGGACACGAGCATCCCGTGGACGCCTCGGAGGCCGGCTACGCCGCGTTTTCATTCGTGGAGACACGTCCCCTGGTCGAGAGCTGCTTCAACCGTTTCATCGAAGACCTGCCTTGGGAACTGTTTCGTTTGAAGGGTACGGTGCGCTTTGAGGATCGGGTCGCCATGCTTAATTTCGTGGGAGGCAAGAGCGAGTGGACCGGATGGAAAGGGGCTCCTGAAACCCGTCTGGCGTTTGTGGGCTGGAAAGTGGACCGAGAGAAAACGATCGGGAAGTTGCGAAGTTGCGTCTCAACCTGA
- a CDS encoding GTP-binding protein: MGTATFVYLITGFLGSGKTTLLNRVIHQFPKDRKLMILMNEFGEVGIDGTLVENEDLEMMEISKGSIFCACVKTDFVKGMYSISQEIRPDILLIESTGVANPTDLKRDLKLSIFKNRFLFKEQICVIDAAHFLGAYGAFQSIEKQLESSTLFLVNKVDTADRATIDRIKDVVKTHHPDPTFYETVYGDIDFSSIFFSDETERPSSQIAEGEPLTPSQLDEYVEALLDDPEAQVTPPDRLLSAVYKWVGKDLETIRKFADRLPPAVVRSKGFLSGDGGTYLFSYVMGDWELNPREISPERCTQKDLIVFIAPPESLKEIEILAGQFQLVTATGSSN, encoded by the coding sequence ATGGGGACCGCGACCTTTGTGTACCTGATCACGGGTTTTCTCGGATCGGGAAAGACCACCTTGTTGAATCGGGTCATCCATCAATTTCCGAAAGACCGCAAGCTGATGATCCTTATGAACGAGTTCGGCGAGGTGGGTATAGATGGTACACTGGTGGAAAACGAAGATCTGGAAATGATGGAGATCAGTAAGGGGTCGATCTTCTGTGCGTGCGTGAAAACGGACTTTGTAAAGGGCATGTATTCCATCTCGCAGGAAATCCGGCCTGATATCCTGCTCATCGAGTCTACGGGCGTGGCAAATCCAACGGATCTGAAAAGGGATCTAAAGCTTTCTATTTTCAAGAATCGCTTTTTGTTCAAAGAGCAGATCTGCGTTATTGACGCCGCCCATTTTCTGGGCGCCTACGGAGCGTTTCAGTCCATCGAAAAGCAGTTGGAATCTTCCACCCTGTTCCTCGTCAACAAGGTGGATACGGCGGACCGGGCTACCATCGATCGGATCAAGGATGTGGTGAAGACGCATCACCCCGATCCAACGTTTTACGAGACGGTCTACGGCGATATCGATTTCTCGTCCATTTTCTTCTCGGATGAAACGGAAAGGCCGAGTTCCCAAATCGCGGAAGGAGAACCCCTGACGCCGAGCCAGTTGGATGAGTATGTGGAGGCTCTGCTGGACGATCCGGAAGCTCAGGTGACTCCTCCCGACAGACTGCTTTCCGCGGTGTATAAATGGGTGGGAAAGGATCTAGAAACCATCAGGAAGTTTGCGGATCGTCTGCCGCCGGCGGTTGTTCGGTCCAAAGGTTTTCTGAGTGGAGACGGGGGGACATACCTGTTCAGCTACGTAATGGGCGACTGGGAACTGAATCCCCGTGAGATTTCGCCGGAGCGATGCACCCAAAAGGACCTGATCGTTTTTATCGCTCCTCCGGAATCCTTGAAGGAAATTGAGATATTGGCAGGGCAATTCCAACTTGTGACAGCCACTGGATCGAGTAACTAA
- a CDS encoding HesA/MoeB/ThiF family protein, protein MITRKERERYERQIMLADFGEAGQEKLKQARVLIVGVGGLGCPLALYLAAAGVGAITLVDYDQVEWSNLNRQILHWEDNVGDDKVRSAAEKIRRLNSATDVRELGVSLSAENASEIVSRHDLILDALDDLHVRQILNRAAVQARIPMIYGGIHGMNGMTTWILPGRTPCLKCLFPERLDNEKFPVLGTTPGIVAMIQATEAVKYLVGMGNLLAGRLLVYDGLAMTFSEIEVLRDPNCVVCGGIEPA, encoded by the coding sequence ATGATTACCCGGAAGGAGCGTGAGCGGTACGAGCGGCAGATCATGCTGGCCGATTTCGGTGAAGCGGGACAGGAGAAACTCAAACAGGCCCGAGTACTAATCGTCGGAGTCGGGGGGCTCGGATGCCCGCTGGCCTTATATCTGGCAGCGGCCGGCGTGGGCGCGATCACCCTGGTGGATTATGACCAGGTGGAATGGTCCAACTTGAATCGCCAGATTTTGCACTGGGAAGACAATGTGGGCGACGATAAAGTGAGATCCGCCGCGGAAAAGATCCGGCGGCTGAACTCGGCGACGGACGTCCGCGAACTCGGGGTATCTCTCTCAGCCGAAAACGCGTCCGAGATCGTATCGCGCCACGATCTCATACTGGATGCGTTGGACGATCTGCACGTTCGTCAAATTCTGAACCGCGCCGCCGTTCAAGCCCGGATACCCATGATCTATGGGGGCATCCATGGCATGAACGGTATGACCACCTGGATTCTGCCCGGGCGGACACCCTGTTTGAAGTGTCTGTTTCCCGAGCGGCTGGACAACGAGAAATTTCCCGTACTGGGCACCACTCCCGGAATCGTGGCCATGATCCAGGCCACCGAGGCCGTCAAGTATCTGGTAGGCATGGGGAATTTGCTTGCGGGCCGATTGCTCGTTTATGATGGGCTTGCAATGACGTTCTCCGAGATCGAAGTTCTAAGAGATCCGAATTGCGTTGTGTGCGGCGGAATTGAACCCGCATGA